A portion of the Brassica napus cultivar Da-Ae unplaced genomic scaffold, Da-Ae ScsIHWf_2536;HRSCAF=3277, whole genome shotgun sequence genome contains these proteins:
- the LOC125601368 gene encoding ADP-ribosylation factor GTPase-activating protein AGD1-like — MHFAKLDDSPMFRQQMQSMEESAELLRMRCLRFYKGCRKYTEGLGEGYDSDIGFANALESFGGGHNDPLCVAFGGPVMTKFTIALREIGTYKEVLRSQVEHMLNDRLLQFVNVDVQEVKEARKRFDKASIIYDQAREKYLSLRKSTRLDVAATIEEDLHSARTTFEQARFHLVSALSNAEAKKRFEFLEAVSGTMDAHLRFFKQGYELLHQMEPFINQVLAYAHQSKECANYEMASLNEKMQEYQRQVDRETRNSCGSPTGDGMRHNSRNSQKVIEAVMQSAAKGKVQTIRQGYLSKRSSNLRGDWKRRFFILDSRGMLYYYRKPWNWSSNGSRSVVHRNMTSENSPGLLSRWLSSHYHGGVHEEKPVARHTVNLLTSTIKVDADQTDLRFCFRIISPTKVYTLQAENAQDQMDWIEKITGVIASLLSFQTPERAIMHLSTVDGDTFSASDSGSLADPYDFEQAEGRDSIVENPMTGGNRSRFSGCLQQHDMTKTEKPIDVLTRVLGNEKCADCGAPEPDWASLNLGVLICIECSGIHRNLGVHISKVRSLTLDVKVWEPSVLTLFQSLGNVYVNSVWEELLNSESRSSSASRSSGTPKADRPRKFLVRKPGFSDPISVKELFIHAKYSERIFVRKATDSQHFQAVFQEIWENVRANDKKSVYKHIVCSEADVNALRGQASYTVSLPLAKMMQLDAKEETLEAKFKSIDKEFQEKPEGTSRRDSESMVREETSNECSLLHLACLSADIGMVELLLQYGAKVNATDSKGRTPLHHCIISRRYAIARLLLTRGGDPNAVDKDNNTPVKYASETDLNDSELIALLTDSKR; from the exons ATGCATTTCGCTAAGCTCGATGATTCGCCTATGTTCCGTCAACAG ATGCAATCTATGGAAGAGAGTGCAGAGCTGCTGCGAATGCGATGCTTAAGGTTCTACAAAGGATGCAGAAAATACAC ggaGGGACTTGGAGAAGGGTATGATTCAGATATTGGCTTCGCAAATGCACTTGAGTCTTTTGGAGGCGGCCATAATGATCCTCTATGTGTTGCTTTTGGAG GTCCTGTAATGACGAAATTCACTATTGCTCTACGAGAAATCGGGACATACAAGGAAGTTCTTCGTTCTCAG GTAGAACATATGCTGAATGACCGGTTGCTTCAGTTCGTGAATGTTGATGTCCAAGAAGTTAAG GAAGCACGTAAACGGTTTGATAAAGCTTCCATCATATACGACCAG GCACGAGAGAAGTATCTTTCACTAAGGAAGAGTACACGATTGGATGTGGCTGCCACAATTGAGGAG GACCTACATAGCGCAAGAACGACGTTCGAGCAAGCCCGGTTTCATCTG GTTAGTGCACTCTCTAATGCGGAAGCTAAGAAGCGTTTTGAGTTTTTGGAAGCAGTGAGCGGGACAATGGATGCTCATCTCCGTTTCTTCAAACAG GGATATGAGTTACTGCATCAAATGGAGCCTTTTATTAACCAG GTGTTGGCTTATGCACACCAGTCCAAAGAATGTGCAAACTACGAAATGGCATCACTCAATGAAAAGATGCAGGAATACCAAAGGCAAGTTGATCGAGAAACTAGAAACTCATGTGGTTCTCCAACAGGGGATGGCATGAGACACAACTCAAGAAACTCACAAAAGGTTATAGAGGCTGTCATGCAATCTGCTGCAAAAGGAAAA GTTCAGACAATAAGACAAGGGTATCTGTCTAAACGTTCCTCAAACTTGAGAGGCGACTGGAAAAGAAGATTCTTCATCCTTGATAGCCGTGGGATGCTATACTATTACCGCAAGCCATGGAATTGGTCTTCA AATGGAAGCAGGTCTGTTGTTCACAGGAATATGACTTCAGAGAACAGTCCAGGGCTGCTAAGTCGATGGCTGTCTTCTCATTATCACGGCGGCGTGCACGAAGAAAAACCAGTTGCACGGCACACTGTGAATCTACTTACCTCGACCATTAAAGTTGATGCAGATCAGACTGATCTAAGATTCTGCTTTCGAATTATTTCGCCGACAAAAGTTTATACATTGCAG GCAGAGAATGCACAAGATCAGATGGACTGGATCGAGAAAATAACTGGAGTAATTGCTTCTTTGCTAAGTTTCCAAACACCTGAAAGAGCAATCATG CATCTTTCTACAGTGGATGGAGACACTTTCTCTGCAAGTGATTCAGGTTCTTTAGCAGATCCATATGATTTCGAGCAGGCGGAAGGTAGAGATTCCATAGTGGAGAACCCCATGACAGGAGGGAACCGTTCGAGGTTCTCAGGGTGTTTGCAGCAACATGATATGACGAAGACTGAAAAGCCAATTGATGTGTTGACAAGAGTGTTGGGGAATGAGAAATGTGCAGATTGTGGTGCTCCTGAGCCTGATTGGGCCTCTTTGAATCTCGGTGTCCTCATATGTATCGAGTGTTCTGGTATACATCGTAACCTTGGTGTTCACATTTCAAAG GTCAGATCGCTCACACTTGATGTTAAAGTATGGGAACCATCGGTACTGACGCTGTTCCAGTCGTTAGGTAACGTATATGTAAACTCAGTGTGGGAGGAGTTGTTGAACTCAGAGAGTAGATCTTCTAGTGCTAGTAGGTCTTCAGG CACTCCCAAGGCAGATCGACCAAGAAAGTTTCTTGTAAGGAAACCTGGTTTCAGTGATCCCATCTCTGTGAAAGAGTTGTTCATCCACGCAAAG TACTCAGAGAGGATATTTGTCCGAAAAGCAACGGACAGTCAGCATTTCCAGGCAGTATTCCAAGAGATTTGGGAGAATGTCCGAGCCAACGACAAGAAATCAGTTTACAAACACATTGTCTGCTCTGAAGCAGATGTGAATGCGCTACGTGGACAAGCGTCCTACACCGTGTCTTTACCCTTAGCAAAGATGATGCAACTGGACGCGAAGGAGGAAACCCTTGAAGCCAAGTTCAAGAGCATTGACAAGGAGTTTCAAGAGAAACCAGAAGGAACTTCAAGAAGAGACAGTGAAAGTATGGTCAGAGAAGAAACTTCAAACGAGTGCTCTTTGCTTCACCTTGCTTGTCTCTCTGCGGATATCGGTATGGTGGAGTTGTTGCTTCAGTACGGTGCAAAAGTAAATGCAACAGACTCAAAAGGTCGGACTCCACTTCATCATTGCATCATCAGCAGGAGATACGCTATTGCAAGGTTGCTGCTTACGAG GGGAGGAGATCCAAATGCTGTGGATAAAGACAATAACACACCGGTCAAATATGCTTCAGAGACAGACCTTAATGACAGTGAACTAATTGCTTTATTAACAGACTCCAAAAGATGA